In one window of Vallitalea okinawensis DNA:
- a CDS encoding YdeI/OmpD-associated family protein, translating into MDKVYEFKAKIIGTEKVNGAYVEFPYDVKEAFGSNGIIKVAATFDGHQYTGALAKMGTDCHIIGISKAIRAKIGKEPGDQIEVTIQKDNASRLEVIPELLEKALDDNPVAKDFFNTLTDSQKNKFIKHITSAKKEETKLTRLEKTIEMLINKEKMK; encoded by the coding sequence ATGGATAAAGTCTATGAATTCAAAGCTAAAATTATTGGCACTGAAAAAGTAAATGGAGCCTATGTTGAATTTCCATATGATGTGAAAGAGGCTTTTGGAAGTAATGGAATCATAAAAGTAGCTGCTACCTTTGATGGTCATCAATACACAGGAGCGCTGGCTAAGATGGGAACTGATTGTCATATTATTGGTATTTCAAAGGCTATAAGAGCTAAGATAGGCAAGGAGCCAGGAGATCAAATAGAAGTTACTATTCAAAAAGACAACGCAAGTAGATTAGAAGTAATTCCAGAACTATTAGAAAAAGCCTTGGATGATAATCCAGTAGCAAAGGATTTTTTTAACACATTAACAGATAGTCAAAAGAATAAGTTCATTAAACATATTACATCTGCTAAGAAAGAGGAAACAAAACTAACAAGATTAGAGAAAACAATTGAAATGTTAATTAATAAAGAGAAAATGAAATGA
- a CDS encoding histidine kinase N-terminal 7TM domain-containing protein → MKEIAIGILQSVIAIMLLVMLAISWKRNINIKNLKNIYLCLVLCLVYWLFANAMRSFSEMRNSVLFWYEAKYIGILPLPSLILAFSLIYTKKDSWLSNKKVKYALIIIPVIFLMTIVTDPYLHLFREKLVVVYVRQMTKVIPHNNLFFWLNTFYTYLMIIISIILLTSHCYKLPKYYRFQPIVLIIALLPPFLLNITYVFSILDEVYDQTTLAFVVTGLIFHWALFYFSTPEIIPVARQLIIENMQHLLIVTDINGKVVDLNLATKEILKSFNINIMNASFEESFQKFIESTDGSVSFSPNGKEMTLHFDGDTHFYSYNESPILEKGETIGYLNMFNDITEVKTMMHQLENIATVDPLTNLRNRIYLDNNMHTLDDKSKLPITVFKGGLNGLKMINDSLGNEIGDQLIIRTADILREVFSDQGLIARVSGDEFVIILPQTNATDAKQYTDRILELCNATLINHAKLSLCLSHSTMTNSDELLADHMRLANNNMYRKKLTESQSTRSSIIESLKTALEQSDYETQAHAERTQKLALEVGRNIGLSDSQLNDLSMLSVLHDIGKLSIPDHILLKPSKLTKEEFEIIKTHTEKGYAIAIASPELVSIAKGILHHHERWDGNGYPSGIARDQIPIEARVITIVDAYDVMTNDRPYHKAISKEEAIEELKRCKGTQFDPDLVEVLLEILNNH, encoded by the coding sequence ATGAAAGAAATAGCCATTGGTATATTACAAAGTGTTATAGCGATAATGCTATTAGTGATGTTGGCAATATCCTGGAAAAGGAATATTAATATCAAAAATTTAAAAAATATTTATCTATGTTTAGTACTATGTTTAGTTTATTGGTTATTCGCAAATGCCATGCGCAGTTTTAGTGAGATGAGAAATTCTGTTCTGTTTTGGTATGAAGCCAAGTACATAGGGATACTACCATTACCATCATTAATTTTAGCATTCTCACTGATATACACCAAAAAGGATAGTTGGTTAAGTAACAAGAAAGTTAAATACGCCTTAATAATTATCCCTGTAATCTTTCTAATGACCATCGTAACAGACCCTTATTTACACTTATTTAGAGAAAAATTAGTTGTTGTCTATGTTCGACAAATGACAAAAGTTATTCCCCATAACAATTTATTTTTTTGGTTAAATACCTTTTATACCTATTTGATGATTATTATATCCATCATCCTTCTGACTTCTCATTGTTATAAACTACCTAAATACTATAGATTCCAGCCTATTGTCTTAATTATTGCACTCTTACCACCTTTTCTCCTTAATATTACTTATGTTTTCTCTATACTGGACGAGGTATATGATCAAACAACATTAGCCTTTGTTGTCACAGGATTGATATTTCATTGGGCACTTTTCTATTTTAGTACACCTGAAATCATTCCTGTCGCCAGACAATTAATTATTGAGAACATGCAACACTTATTAATCGTGACAGATATAAATGGAAAGGTAGTTGATTTAAATTTAGCTACAAAAGAAATATTAAAGAGCTTTAATATTAATATTATGAATGCCTCCTTTGAGGAAAGTTTTCAAAAGTTTATAGAAAGCACTGACGGGTCTGTTTCATTTTCTCCTAATGGGAAAGAAATGACCTTACATTTTGATGGCGATACACATTTTTATTCTTATAATGAATCACCTATACTAGAAAAAGGAGAGACAATTGGCTACTTAAACATGTTCAATGATATCACAGAAGTAAAGACCATGATGCATCAACTAGAAAATATAGCTACAGTTGACCCTCTTACCAATCTCCGTAATCGTATTTATCTGGATAACAATATGCATACTCTTGATGATAAATCAAAACTACCCATAACAGTTTTTAAAGGTGGTCTTAATGGGCTTAAAATGATTAATGACTCTTTAGGCAATGAAATTGGCGATCAGTTAATTATACGTACAGCAGATATTTTGAGAGAAGTTTTCTCTGACCAGGGCTTAATAGCTAGGGTTAGCGGTGACGAATTCGTGATTATATTACCTCAAACTAATGCCACGGATGCAAAACAATATACTGATAGAATCTTAGAGCTTTGCAACGCAACTCTAATTAATCATGCAAAGTTAAGCTTATGCCTTTCCCATAGCACAATGACAAATAGCGATGAACTTTTAGCTGATCATATGAGACTTGCTAATAATAATATGTATAGAAAAAAATTAACGGAAAGTCAAAGTACAAGAAGTTCAATTATTGAATCTCTAAAAACTGCTTTAGAACAAAGTGATTATGAAACACAGGCTCATGCAGAAAGAACTCAAAAACTTGCATTAGAAGTTGGTCGGAATATAGGACTTAGCGATAGTCAGTTAAATGATCTATCCATGTTATCTGTTTTACATGATATTGGCAAATTATCAATTCCTGATCATATCTTACTAAAGCCAAGTAAACTGACCAAAGAGGAATTTGAGATAATAAAGACCCATACGGAAAAAGGTTATGCTATAGCCATTGCTTCACCTGAATTAGTAAGTATAGCAAAGGGCATCCTCCATCATCACGAGCGCTGGGATGGAAACGGTTACCCAAGTGGTATAGCTAGGGATCAAATTCCCATCGAAGCGAGGGTTATAACCATCGTAGATGCATATGATGTGATGACTAATGATCGCCCCTACCATAAGGCTATATCAAAGGAAGAGGCAATAGAAGAACTTAAAAGGTGTAAAGGCACTCAATTTGATCCTGATTTAGTGGAAGTGTTACTAGAAATACTCAATAATCACTAA
- a CDS encoding MarR family winged helix-turn-helix transcriptional regulator — protein MDEQREHHKAYIFGNIFLFSNKLQNLGNRLFKEITMKQWLLLIAIIQSGIHNPTLTDVANMMGYTRQNVKKLALLLEGKGFIQFQKDLKDSRVLRLVITEKCYAYFENRLDKEEEFMEKLYEGITDEEMAHMFLGMKKLEKNLLNLEGKGEWDERE, from the coding sequence ATGGATGAGCAAAGAGAACACCATAAAGCTTATATATTTGGTAATATATTTTTATTCTCAAATAAATTACAAAACTTAGGTAATCGATTGTTCAAAGAAATAACAATGAAACAATGGCTTCTATTGATAGCGATTATTCAAAGCGGGATACATAACCCTACCCTAACAGATGTAGCAAACATGATGGGGTATACGAGACAAAATGTTAAAAAGTTAGCCCTACTCTTAGAAGGAAAAGGATTTATTCAGTTTCAGAAGGATTTAAAAGATAGTCGAGTTTTACGGTTAGTTATTACTGAGAAGTGTTATGCATATTTTGAAAACAGACTTGACAAAGAAGAAGAGTTCATGGAAAAGCTCTATGAAGGAATAACTGATGAGGAAATGGCTCATATGTTTTTAGGTATGAAGAAGCTTGAAAAGAATCTATTGAACTTAGAAGGTAAAGGAGAATGGGATGAAAGGGAGTAG
- a CDS encoding dienelactone hydrolase family protein, with the protein MEWAIFEYENNFTTTTREVINSVPCLKVRAKNSSGILPTIIYYHGWHSSKEFEKFQAMSMVSFGYQVIIPDALYHGERDPIDHDNPKNLEKYVWDIIFQSINESEKFISEIIEIHGADPTRIGVIGSSMGAITASGVLVKNKIVKCLIGLNGTFAWQEAIKRNHLPMSSVHQKSIEYFDPMNNMNQLIDRAISILHGIDDTSLSIETQRLFYNRILPQYYMSPEKIQLIEYSKIDHRITIGMLEAAITWFIKHL; encoded by the coding sequence ATGGAATGGGCTATTTTTGAATATGAAAATAATTTTACAACAACTACAAGGGAAGTGATTAACAGTGTACCTTGTCTTAAAGTTAGGGCTAAGAATTCAAGTGGTATACTGCCAACAATTATCTATTATCATGGGTGGCATTCCAGTAAAGAGTTCGAAAAATTTCAAGCCATGTCTATGGTAAGTTTCGGGTATCAAGTAATCATCCCTGATGCTTTATATCATGGTGAACGAGATCCTATAGATCATGATAATCCTAAAAATCTTGAAAAATATGTATGGGATATAATCTTTCAAAGTATAAATGAATCGGAGAAGTTTATTTCTGAGATTATTGAGATTCATGGAGCTGACCCAACAAGAATTGGCGTTATAGGTAGTTCGATGGGAGCCATTACGGCTTCAGGTGTTTTGGTGAAAAACAAGATAGTAAAATGTCTTATAGGTCTTAATGGAACCTTTGCTTGGCAAGAGGCTATAAAAAGAAATCATTTACCCATGAGTTCTGTACATCAAAAATCAATAGAATACTTTGATCCCATGAATAATATGAATCAACTTATTGACAGAGCTATATCAATTTTACATGGCATTGATGATACATCATTATCTATAGAAACTCAAAGGTTATTTTATAATCGAATATTACCACAATATTATATGAGTCCTGAAAAAATTCAACTCATAGAGTATTCAAAGATCGATCATCGTATAACGATAGGTATGTTGGAAGCCGCTATTACGTGGTTTATTAAACATCTTTAA
- a CDS encoding DUF6544 family protein, which yields MKGSRKTKMFVCSLIIIIAVCIIYFKLPYSPVKSEFWMKVNEVSEKFTESGKQIDEDDLKDLPEVIQKYFTRNGYLGINSASVVILDFKGADLAMGVDKPQLKIDYLEYNFVDEPARFALIDTKMYGIPFQGLDSYQDAKGSMKGIIAKHITLFDVKGTDMDQGALVTYLSECLMHPSLALQENISYEPIDEYSVKATIVDQGLEVNGIFYFNEKNELTGFEAKRYSYDTDSYERWTTVVTDYKEINGINTPTKLQAIWHYQDGELLYFNSNGVEISYQ from the coding sequence ATGAAAGGGAGTAGGAAGACTAAGATGTTTGTGTGTAGTCTCATAATAATTATTGCAGTCTGCATTATTTATTTTAAATTACCTTATTCACCTGTTAAGAGTGAGTTTTGGATGAAGGTTAATGAAGTTAGTGAGAAGTTTACGGAATCAGGCAAACAAATAGACGAGGATGACTTAAAGGATTTACCAGAGGTCATACAGAAGTATTTCACTCGCAATGGGTACCTTGGAATTAACAGTGCATCAGTAGTCATACTAGACTTTAAAGGTGCTGATCTTGCTATGGGAGTCGATAAACCTCAGTTAAAGATTGATTATCTAGAGTATAATTTTGTTGATGAACCTGCTCGATTTGCTTTAATTGATACGAAAATGTATGGTATTCCATTTCAAGGGTTAGACAGTTATCAAGATGCAAAAGGATCGATGAAAGGTATTATTGCTAAACATATCACATTATTCGATGTGAAGGGTACTGATATGGACCAAGGAGCATTGGTGACCTACTTATCAGAATGCTTAATGCATCCTAGTTTAGCGCTTCAAGAGAATATATCATACGAGCCAATAGATGAATACAGTGTTAAAGCAACTATTGTTGATCAAGGTTTGGAAGTTAACGGTATCTTCTATTTTAATGAAAAAAATGAGTTAACAGGGTTTGAAGCAAAACGTTATTCTTATGATACTGATTCCTATGAAAGATGGACAACAGTTGTGACAGATTATAAAGAGATTAATGGTATTAATACACCAACTAAATTACAAGCAATCTGGCATTACCAAGACGGGGAGTTACTCTATTTTAATAGCAATGGAGTAGAAATTTCTTATCAATAA
- a CDS encoding response regulator transcription factor produces MRILIADDERAIVDGIVAIIEGINWYAIDTITAFDGLDALEKMKLHKPDIAILDIHMPRMTGLELAEQAYRWNLCSNCFILTGFNEFEYAQKAIRSHVKDYMLKPVNKKYLIEAVEQIAKKSGEEEIHPDEECYEDIEFLRFTLQNTGQSIVINDIIDYIDSRYKEDISLTYIAEMMNKHPNYISNLFSKETNTSFIKYLQYVRLKQAMHRLINEPNTSIKYIAHKVGYQNPREFFKVFKKKINYTPTQFRGKYGHKKE; encoded by the coding sequence ATGCGTATATTAATAGCAGATGATGAAAGAGCCATCGTTGATGGAATAGTTGCCATTATTGAAGGCATTAATTGGTATGCCATAGATACAATTACTGCCTTTGATGGATTAGATGCTTTAGAAAAAATGAAGTTACATAAACCAGATATTGCTATCTTGGATATTCATATGCCTCGGATGACAGGCTTAGAGTTAGCAGAACAAGCCTATCGCTGGAATCTGTGCTCTAATTGCTTTATTCTGACAGGATTTAATGAGTTTGAATATGCTCAAAAAGCCATCAGAAGTCATGTGAAAGACTATATGCTCAAGCCTGTGAATAAGAAATATTTGATTGAAGCAGTAGAACAGATAGCTAAGAAAAGTGGTGAAGAAGAGATTCATCCAGATGAAGAATGTTATGAAGATATCGAGTTCTTACGTTTTACACTTCAGAATACGGGGCAGTCTATAGTAATAAACGATATAATTGACTACATTGATAGTCGTTACAAAGAAGATATATCACTTACTTATATTGCTGAGATGATGAATAAACATCCAAATTATATCTCTAACCTATTCTCCAAAGAAACCAATACGAGTTTTATAAAATATCTTCAATATGTTCGATTAAAGCAAGCCATGCACCGCTTGATTAATGAGCCAAATACATCTATTAAATATATCGCTCATAAGGTAGGGTATCAAAATCCTAGAGAGTTCTTCAAAGTTTTTAAGAAGAAGATTAACTATACACCAACCCAATTTAGGGGAAAATACGGTCATAAGAAGGAATGA
- a CDS encoding sensor histidine kinase, which translates to MGIVKKIKTRYGAMSLLKKYMITFVFLVFLPTVGLSGNFLVTVNNSLYTEYINKQNAILEDGFYNLNVNIDNIQRINETFQLYNTFLNYLEGYHITAADQVYAYNKDIYGIFNTSLLTNDVVEHISVYSNNDNLITIEPFIYNADELSAYNELKSLKVMEGIWKMDLRSAGRQMTYYSKLYTSNYSQELGIMKIDVSIEKLLKTLNKELYSYIIISDGEENTIIFDGDSISPIKGKALEQMDSQQEDYILSKSTLVVGDYHFEMVSHIKKTYPKTELIEAIVFIAMLLIVLAFFYLIIYRTFIKRINRLKRHLTVIENDNLIPIQNIGDMDEIGYTMMSFNQMTERINGLINEVYKKEIKRKESMYYALEAQIKPHFLYNTLECIRMMAEENCDFNVADSLYSLGHILRYTLRGDEDTILKDELVYASEYLSLYKNRMKNEFNYSINNNLKDSTIPCPKHIIQPIIENSIMHGFKNKVGGYHISLAVEEVDEGVLIRVKDNGEGISVEKINVINEHLGSGNIGDVLKTSNSIGLDNVNDRIKMFFGDGSGIYLKNNTESSGLTIVIKLLNKI; encoded by the coding sequence ATGGGGATAGTTAAAAAAATAAAAACAAGGTATGGCGCTATGTCACTATTGAAAAAATACATGATTACCTTTGTGTTTTTGGTTTTTTTACCTACGGTTGGACTTTCTGGGAATTTCCTTGTTACAGTAAATAATTCATTGTATACAGAATATATTAATAAGCAGAATGCTATCTTGGAAGATGGCTTTTATAATCTCAATGTGAACATCGATAATATCCAAAGAATAAATGAAACTTTTCAATTATATAATACTTTTCTAAACTATCTTGAAGGCTATCATATCACTGCTGCAGATCAAGTTTATGCCTATAACAAAGATATCTATGGAATATTTAATACATCACTCTTAACCAATGATGTGGTAGAACACATTAGTGTCTATAGTAATAATGATAATCTAATTACCATCGAGCCCTTTATATATAATGCTGATGAATTATCGGCATATAATGAGTTGAAATCCCTTAAAGTCATGGAGGGGATATGGAAGATGGATCTTAGATCTGCAGGTAGACAGATGACTTATTACAGTAAATTATACACTTCAAATTATTCCCAAGAGCTAGGTATTATGAAAATTGATGTTAGTATAGAAAAGCTCTTAAAAACACTTAATAAGGAACTCTATTCGTATATTATAATAAGTGATGGAGAAGAGAATACAATTATATTTGATGGTGATTCGATAAGTCCAATTAAGGGCAAAGCTTTGGAACAAATGGATAGTCAGCAAGAAGATTACATCCTAAGCAAATCCACATTAGTAGTTGGTGACTATCATTTTGAGATGGTATCTCATATTAAAAAAACTTATCCTAAGACCGAGTTGATTGAAGCGATCGTTTTTATTGCTATGCTCCTAATTGTTTTAGCATTTTTCTACTTAATCATTTATAGGACATTTATTAAACGTATTAATCGTTTAAAAAGACATCTAACAGTTATTGAAAATGATAACTTAATTCCAATTCAAAACATTGGTGATATGGATGAAATCGGCTATACTATGATGTCTTTTAATCAAATGACTGAAAGGATTAATGGTCTCATCAACGAGGTTTATAAGAAAGAAATTAAAAGAAAAGAAAGTATGTACTACGCATTGGAAGCACAAATTAAGCCTCATTTCCTGTACAATACACTTGAATGTATTCGAATGATGGCTGAAGAAAATTGTGATTTTAATGTGGCGGATTCCTTATATTCACTAGGCCATATACTACGTTACACCCTCAGAGGTGACGAAGATACAATTTTAAAAGATGAGTTAGTCTATGCTTCTGAATACCTTAGTCTATATAAAAATAGAATGAAAAACGAATTCAACTATAGTATTAATAATAACTTGAAAGATTCAACTATACCTTGTCCCAAACATATTATACAGCCAATTATTGAGAACTCCATCATGCATGGTTTCAAGAACAAAGTAGGAGGATATCATATTTCTCTGGCAGTGGAAGAAGTGGATGAGGGTGTCTTGATTAGGGTCAAAGATAATGGTGAGGGTATCTCAGTAGAAAAAATCAACGTGATTAATGAACATCTAGGGTCAGGAAATATTGGCGATGTTCTTAAAACCAGTAATAGTATAGGTTTAGATAATGTCAATGATAGAATTAAAATGTTTTTCGGAGATGGCTCGGGAATCTATCTGAAAAATAATACTGAAAGTAGTGGGCTGACTATTGTTATTAAATTACTAAATAAAATATAG
- a CDS encoding ArsR/SmtB family transcription factor, protein MDIIFSPKAGEIYGLFTSLYVSWNIDLLESHIEKFGINLKEELREDYYWIRKSHHKKAEKMDFFFHHESKIFKAFLVLDKIWESQSINDYIVFIDKLSHADLRKGIVKTLIDDKLKNDNERIEQLSRNKVDTLSFINELDISKGAKWDVFCFIDQMEKYRLEFINIIKDYIPHYKKLLKKNSKSINEVNAEVHEKVNLHGMKFIKAYTNNLINLDEFKNVYITNSYFDSYLIYFTLMNNTEDCYLVVGAFYHEVIGQNNKTESQLKVLKNLSDPTRFGIMKYILHDKRYGQEIALKFNISNASVSYHMNNLLLLNLVEIYKQDNKVFYQLNKDRVMETIRFLKDELCL, encoded by the coding sequence ATGGATATCATTTTTAGTCCCAAAGCGGGCGAAATTTATGGTTTATTTACCAGCCTATATGTAAGCTGGAATATAGATTTACTTGAAAGCCATATTGAAAAATTCGGGATCAATCTGAAAGAAGAACTTAGAGAAGATTATTACTGGATTAGAAAATCACATCATAAAAAAGCAGAAAAAATGGATTTCTTCTTTCATCATGAATCTAAGATATTTAAAGCCTTTTTAGTACTCGATAAAATTTGGGAAAGTCAATCTATTAATGACTATATAGTTTTCATTGATAAATTAAGTCATGCTGATCTAAGAAAAGGAATCGTCAAAACATTGATTGACGATAAACTAAAAAATGATAATGAGCGAATAGAGCAGCTATCACGCAATAAAGTAGATACACTATCTTTTATTAATGAATTAGATATTAGTAAGGGAGCTAAATGGGATGTTTTTTGTTTTATAGATCAAATGGAGAAATATAGACTAGAGTTTATAAATATCATTAAAGATTATATACCTCATTATAAAAAGCTTCTAAAAAAGAATAGTAAATCCATAAACGAAGTTAATGCGGAAGTACATGAGAAGGTTAACTTACATGGAATGAAATTCATCAAAGCCTATACAAATAACCTTATTAATTTAGATGAATTCAAAAACGTCTATATAACCAATTCTTACTTTGATAGTTATCTCATCTATTTTACATTAATGAATAATACAGAAGACTGCTATCTAGTGGTAGGAGCTTTTTATCATGAAGTTATAGGTCAAAATAATAAGACAGAATCCCAGCTGAAAGTACTTAAAAATCTATCTGATCCTACTAGATTTGGCATTATGAAATATATACTCCATGATAAGCGCTATGGGCAAGAGATCGCATTGAAGTTTAATATCTCCAACGCTAGTGTTTCATATCATATGAATAATCTACTTTTATTAAACTTAGTGGAAATTTATAAGCAGGACAATAAAGTCTTTTATCAATTAAACAAAGACAGAGTAATGGAAACAATTCGGTTTCTTAAAGATGAGCTATGTTTATAG